The DNA region TGCAACTGGTGCATCGTCTGTGTGCAGACGAAAACATCCATTATCACTTCGTCCATTCGAGACGCCACCATCAACTGGTCTTCGGGAAGGACGGCTTCGCACCGCCTGCACGACCGCCAAGGCCGCCGATTGCACCACTGCAACGGGCCTGGCTGATGGGCCCGTGTGGCGAACACGTCAGGCGCGATGCATCAGGACGGGTGCAGGTGCGGTTCGAATGGGACATACACGCCCGTGCCAATTGCTGGCTGAACATTGTGCCGGGGCTGGACTTCGCCTGCCTGGGTGGCATGCCGGTGCTGGTGAGCTTTGCCGAGGATGATTCACAGCCGCCGCTGATCACCGGCTGCCTTCAGGCACCGAGCGGGGAACGACTGGCCAGTCTTGAGCCGCCCCATAACAACGACGAGCCCTCACCGGGCAACAACATTCATATGCGCCTCGACTGGCAGACGATTTCGGGCGAGCAAAGGCGCCTGCAATTGCAGGACGGCACCCACGTAGAGATCGGCAAAGGCAGCGAGCTGACCGTGAAAACCGGGCAAAGCACGCTGCGCTTTGACCACGACGGCATTGCGCTGAGCAGCCCGCGCATCAGCTTTACCGGCAAGACAAACGACCAGCCGGGTGATCCGGATGCCTCTGGCTGACGTAGCGGTAAAACTGCGGCAACCGGGGCGTATCGCGGCGGTCTCAGGTATATCCGAACCATTTGTCAGAGCCCACACCATGATCCGAGTGATTTTCCTGACACTGCTGAGCACCGCGTTACTGGCAGCCCTGGCGGGCTGTTCACCGTTGACGCTGCTCAACACCCTGAACCCCAACGGCCCCGTCGACCAGGTGGCCGGGCTGAGCTATGGGCCGGACCCGCGCAACAGGCTGGACATCTACACGCCGCAATCGAAACCAGCCAATGCGCCGGTGGTGGTGTTTTTCTATGGCGGAAGCTGGAACACCGGTTCCAGGACTGATTACGCATTCGTCGGCCAGGCGCTGGCGGCACGCGGTATCGTCACCGTCATTGCCGACTACCGGCTTTATCCACAGGTGCGCTACCCGAGCTTTCTCGAAGACTCGGCCCAGGCGCTGGCCTGGACGTATAAACACATCAAAACCTACGGCGGCGACCCCGGACGCCTGTACGTGATGGGCCATAGTGCAGGGGCCTACAACGCGGCGATGCTGGCGCTTGATCCGCGCTGGCTGGGCGGAGAAGGATTATCGCCTGCCATCCTCAGTGGCTGGATCGGGCTGGCCGGGCCTTACGACTTCCTGCCCATCGAGAATCCGGAGGTGAAACCGGTGTTCTTCTTCCCCGACTCACCGCCCGATTCGCAGCCGATCAATCACGTCAGCTCGAACGCACCGCCTGCGTTGTTGATGGCGTCGAATACCGACACGCTGGTCAACCCCAAACGCAACACCGGCGGCCTGGCACAGAAGCTGCGCGCGGCGGACGTGCCGGTTCGCGACCTGTACTTCTCGCGCACCAACCACGGCACGCTGGTGGGCGCATTTGCCAAACTGTTGAGTCGCCTGGCACCGGTTGCGGACGAGGTGGAGATGTTCGTCAACAACACGCCGCAAAAGCACCCGCCTGCGAAATCAACGGCTCAGTGAGTGAACCAGCCATCGCTGCGCGTCAGACGCCAGGCAATCGTGCCCAGACTCAGACCGCGCAGCAGGGTAAACGCCAGAAAGGTCAGCCACAGCGCATGATTGCCGTGGCTGGAGGCCAGCCAGGCAACCGGCGCGATGCCCGCCGCGCTGATCAGCATCGCGTTGCGCATCTCGCGGGCCCGGGTGGCACCGATGAACAGCCCGTCGAGCAGATAGCTCCAGACGGCGAGCAACGGCATCAGCGCCAGATACGGCAAATAGATGATCGCAGTCTCACGGACCTCGGGGATGTCGGTTTGCAGGCTGACGAACCAATGCCCGCCCGCCAGAAACAACAGTGCAAAACCCACGCTGGCAATCAGTGACCAACCGCCTGCCACCGCCAGTGAGCGGCGCAACGTGTTGCGGTCGCGAGCGCCGATGGCGTGACCGCACAATGCTTCAACCGCATGCGCCAGGCCGTCCAGTGCATGGGCCGTCAACAGCAGGCCGTTGAGCAGCAATGCGTTGGCGGCAACCGTTGCATCCCCGAGACGAGCGCCCTGCACGGTGATCAGAAACATGACCGATTGCAGCGCCAGTGTGCGCAGAAAAATATCGCGATTGACCGCCAGCAACGGCCGCCAGTTGCTCCACAGCTTCAGTGCCGACCAGACAATCTGACCGGGCCAGGCGCGCAGAGTCTTGCGCGCCAGCAGCAGACCGAGCACCACGCCGGTCCACTCCGCCAGTACCGATGCGCGGGC from Pseudomonas syringae includes:
- a CDS encoding contractile injection system protein, VgrG/Pvc8 family, producing the protein MPDPASAPFFRLEIARLYRRFDVISFSAKEAISQPFLFEIEILGDGFDMDLVSLMYKPAYLSTDDEPGFHGQIHSATRSHYQPGPAYYTLTMGPRLSCLGLRYTSRIFQHMTAPRIIAQVLDEHGLGNGYRFDLNTECRERECCVQYHESDLQLVHRLCADENIHYHFVHSRRHHQLVFGKDGFAPPARPPRPPIAPLQRAWLMGPCGEHVRRDASGRVQVRFEWDIHARANCWLNIVPGLDFACLGGMPVLVSFAEDDSQPPLITGCLQAPSGERLASLEPPHNNDEPSPGNNIHMRLDWQTISGEQRRLQLQDGTHVEIGKGSELTVKTGQSTLRFDHDGIALSSPRISFTGKTNDQPGDPDASG
- a CDS encoding alpha/beta hydrolase, producing the protein MIRVIFLTLLSTALLAALAGCSPLTLLNTLNPNGPVDQVAGLSYGPDPRNRLDIYTPQSKPANAPVVVFFYGGSWNTGSRTDYAFVGQALAARGIVTVIADYRLYPQVRYPSFLEDSAQALAWTYKHIKTYGGDPGRLYVMGHSAGAYNAAMLALDPRWLGGEGLSPAILSGWIGLAGPYDFLPIENPEVKPVFFFPDSPPDSQPINHVSSNAPPALLMASNTDTLVNPKRNTGGLAQKLRAADVPVRDLYFSRTNHGTLVGAFAKLLSRLAPVADEVEMFVNNTPQKHPPAKSTAQ
- a CDS encoding MATE family efflux transporter, which translates into the protein MSTLLNDWRHRSTHRRVWALAAPMILSNISVPLVALVDSAVIGHLPHAHQLGAVAVGSTLYTFLAWAMGFLRMGTTGFAAQAAGRSDSAALRRILLQGLLLAVGLALLLGVIALPFSHLALAMMQPSADLQQMTLDFFHTRLFGLPAALATYALVGWFLGTQNARAPLAILLVTNVVNIVLNLWFVIGLDWGVVGSARASVLAEWTGVVLGLLLARKTLRAWPGQIVWSALKLWSNWRPLLAVNRDIFLRTLALQSVMFLITVQGARLGDATVAANALLLNGLLLTAHALDGLAHAVEALCGHAIGARDRNTLRRSLAVAGGWSLIASVGFALLFLAGGHWFVSLQTDIPEVRETAIIYLPYLALMPLLAVWSYLLDGLFIGATRAREMRNAMLISAAGIAPVAWLASSHGNHALWLTFLAFTLLRGLSLGTIAWRLTRSDGWFTH